In Lolium perenne isolate Kyuss_39 chromosome 5, Kyuss_2.0, whole genome shotgun sequence, the sequence TGACCTATAATTATGGGCATAGACATCATACCTTTTTTTCTTGGGACCAGCCTGACTAGGCTCATCAGCATTTGCAACCACGACTGCCTGAGAGGAATCTTCAGTATTTGGTTCCGATGTTGGTGGAGAAGAACTGACAGCGCATGGAAAGTTGCTGGCTTGATTTATAGAAGGCTGAGCAACATGGGGGACTATTTTGTCTTTTGGTATTGTGGCAAGGGTATTCAGATGCAAACCAATACCAGGCAATGCACATGGAGGGGTTCTCATAGGCTTtgagttgttatcaccagaactaGTTTTGCATCTGGGGGTAGTTGTATTAGCAGAATGATGACCTGAGGTCTTCTTCGCAGCTTTATTGACAACTCCAGCCTTTTCGTTGAAAAGGCAACGCCTGCTCATAACACGCATATGCTGTGACAAGGCCTGCCAGAAGAAGAAAATAAGTTATTTTGCTGTGATGAGAACATTGACACTTCAGTCAGATTAGTTATAAGTGGTAAAGGAACCAACAATATGCAATACATGCAAGATTGGATTCATTTCAATATTATTAGAAAATGGCTGCTAGAGTGTACCAGAGCTAAATCCTACTGGTAAGTTGTTAATATATTAACAATAGATCGTCAAAATGAAATCAGGACCTCCTAAATGGTTTTGTTACAATTTCTCAGGCTTGTAAGCTGTAACATTTAATATACATACCACTGCTATATCTATCTAGTTGGATAAATAAGCACCCAACTACGATTAATTGTAAGCCAATATGTTGAATGTGTCCAAAATTTTGCATAATAACAGCAAGAAGTTAGAAGTATACATACACTTTGGTCTTGGTCCATTGGCAAATATTCACTAGGTTCTTCAACAGCATTACACATTTGATCATTTGGCGCCAACTGACTTTGACAAGCACCAGGGAGCAATTGGGGGGTATAATCTGGCGCGGACCCTTCAACTGGTCCATCCCAGTAAAGATGAGGATCATGTCCAGCATTGTTCATATAAGTGCCACTTGGCTCATCAGTCGACATGGAATTACCAGAGAATGCATTGTCAGCATTTAGTGTCTCATTCACTAACTGTGTCTCTGACGCAAATGGTGGGGCTAATCTCAGCATATGACTACTTGATTCGTGTGTAATCAAGTAATCCCCGTCATATGCCGCAAATCCATCCTCATGCTGTTCAGGTAGCTGGTTTTCATGAACAATTCCTCCAGGCTGTGATGAATCCATTTGATCTGGACCAGTGTGATCAAGGAGGACGTCTTCTAGTCCTGTGCACCCCTGATCCCTAGCAAGATCTTCATTACCATCAGCATTTTGATTCTTGTCACATTCTGCATGGCCACCAACGAACTGGATGGTTTGAGGCAATTTACTTGTAGAGTTTGATGTGTCGGCAGAAGAACCAATAGATCCCTCATTTAGGTGACAAGTGAAACTGCAGCTCTCTGGAACAATGTTTTTGCATTTGATCATCCTAATCGTACTCCCTAATCGGGTTCTGACACTATTAGGAGAATTCGAATCTTGAGAAGGTTGAACAGAATCATCCCTGGTTAATACGGAAAGACGTACAGTAAGGCTTAAGCCTAAATGGATTGAACTACACATGTTACAAGATAATGCAAATTTACCTTGTCAGAAGTTtatgttcctttggtggattgacATGCGGTGAAGCAAAGATTGAAGAAACGGGAGCCAAGTCCAGTGACTTGAATAGCTGCACGTTATGCGATGTGTCTTGAGGTTTATGGATTGGTATAGGCGATAGATTGTTGATAAAATTGAAGACAGGAGAGTCCTGCAGGTAGGAAAAATGTAATTAGAATACAGGCTACTGAAAACGAACAGTAAGTCAGAGAGTTGTACAATCACAATAACAACAACATCAAAGTGCACATCAGGACTGCAAGTTTGTACTGCCAGGGGAACCATACTGCAATCAGATTCTAATCCGTAAAGTAATTCCTCCGTGATGATCAAGTAGTAACTCGTGTCCAGGCTGAAGGGGGAAGATCCCTGGCTGGAAGTATGTCACTGAACAGACAAATGAACTTGAACCAGCAACCGAACCAAACCAGCAGAGATCGTTGCAAGGTACTGATCTGTACACTAACCACCAAACTCACCGTCTACTTCTTAACAAGGCACACAACATATCATCATCTCAACAATACTCCAATAATTATAATAAAAGTAAGAGGGCAAATCTAAGCAAACAGCCGGCCTCCCCTCCCTCACAAGATGAGCAATCGAATGGGTTCATCTGACACTAATGGCCCCAATCCACAGAGAGAACGCCCGTAATAAATTGGGGGACGGTGTGATTGTTCAGAAATGAAGTCAAACCCCAACCACTCCACGCAGGCAGAACCCCCCTAAATGTCAACCCCCAATGCAGCACCGCAGACGGCTGAATGGAGTGGAGACCCAAATCGCACCCGCAGCGCATGCTCTAAACCTAGCATACCCAGCAAATCCAGGGCCCGGAAACCCCCATCAACAAGCGGGGGAGGGATCAAGGCAAGCCCCCCGTAGTACCAAATCGCCGCACCCGGAGGACCGAACCGGACGCCGGCCCGCGATTCGTCCAAGCCCTACCACCCGCGATTCGCCCCCCCTAAAATCAGGACCCGGGGATGAGGAAGCGGACCTCgaatccggcggcggcggcgcggggcctATCGGGCGTGTCCATGGCGCCTCCCTCCTgctccggcggtggcggtggcggcggcgaccccCCGTGGGATCTCCCGCATCCGCCTCTCGCTCAGCCCTACCCTACTGCTGGGCTAGTGAGGAGGAGTGTGGTGAGTAGCGGCGGCCAGCGCTGCCGCTGATGATGGTGGTTTTTTACTGGGCCGTGCTTCGTCGACCTAAGCAAGTCGACTCTCAAAGATATACTGCCAGTGGTCCGTTCCGCGTGTCCGGTCTCTCGGCTCTCGGGTGCGTTACGTTTCGAGGGAGGCGGCCGTGGGCGGGAACCTCGTTTTTTCGCCCTGACGGGTGGGCCGCCGCTGTCGGCGTTTCGGCCAGGAACCAATCAGGCAACTATTGCGCCATGCCACTTGCAAAGTTGCAAGAGTAAATTGTGTCCAttgtattattattattactgatTGAGTTACAAAATTATGTAAATGGCAAGAGGGGGCCAGCTGGACCAATCCAAGCACTGGTTGAGTTGTTCAGTCTAACCATTTGTAGTGTTTGACAGCCGGAAATATTTCTTCTTACCATAGCATGTCGGTGAAAAATGCGGCCTCGGTCTGAGACGACTGTCCAAGGTAAGCCGTGGGGTTTGTACGGTGGCATATGGTCGACGCGGTGAATGGGTGAGGAGGGCCCACAAAGCGAGCGTGCTCCGTGAATCTATCGACGGTGACCGATGTAAAATTGTAATCGCTGGAGATAGGCTGTCCTGCGGTAAAATCACATGCACACAGCTGCCACGCCTTGTCCGGAACGATAGGGTTGCTCGCACTCCTAGCAACCAACCACGAAATCTTTGACTCCTTTATTCGGGTGAGGTCAAAAGAAATATATTGTTTCGCTCTGAGATACGTGGTTCGCACACTAGAGCGGGCAGCGTAGAGCTTGGAAGATATGATTTTGCGTGATACATTAGTTTCCAATCAATATGCGATATCGGAAACAAATGACACCACCCGTCCAGGAGTACAGCTAGATACAGACCATCTTCTCCTATGGCCTGGCTACTGGAAAATTTCCCGTGGATTCTAGTGAGCCTCTCGGTACACCTTCTCTTTATTACATTTGAGACTCTAAGGCACGCTACAGTGGGCACCGAATGCCACGTATAGCTTCGAAGATATGATTTTGCGCGATACAGTAGTTTCCAATCAATATGCGATCCCGAAAACAAATGACACCACCCGTCCAGGAGTATAGCTAGATACAGACCATCTTCTCCTACAGCCTGGCTACTGACAAGTTTACCATGGATTCTAGTGAGCCTCTCGGTACACCTTCCACTGACTACATTGAGACACAAGAGTCTGAAACAGTCTTCCTTGATGCCACTAAGGATGATGATCACATCCTTGTTTCTTGTGTTGGTCTTGGTGCTTGTTGGATATAAGTGGATCCAGCCCATACCCTACGTACACGGGCTCGCACTCCTTCTAGGCCCACGACGATCGTGATGCCAACTATGTGGAGGCATGCATCCACAACGCTCCAACCGACCTACATGTTGGGCTAAAGACTTTATGAAGACTCCCTCAACTAGACGTACATCGAACTAAGACGTGTTGCCAATACTTAACGTGCAAGACTACGAAGACCTATTGTGCAACATGGAGAATCCTACCACCAACGAATATATATACATAATCCATTTGTACATATGAGGGGATTGAACCCTATATCCCATAGCAAAGTCGACAATGTAGAGCTCCATGGCCATatgaaagaacatttcatgatctctgagttttgtgtgtttgttaacaacaccggtgacaatttaACCGTGTGCTAAGTGGATTACAGATATGGAAAAGATACCACGGGAAAATATCGAcccactcaaaaaggaagaaaagaaaaaggaagaagctGAAGCCTAgccctggccggcactgccgacaacatcaactgcatcgccggtAGGTGTGCACTCAGACCGCCGGTGATTCTGGCCGCATCGCTGCCGGTGattgcaccccggcactgccggcgtttctggcccggcactgccggcctgactGTCGACCTGCTGGTTCAGAAaagtggccggcactgccggcgtctcaaggccggcactgccggcgtctcaaggccggcactgccggcgatccacctccaacgggcagaaaagttagtggggtataaataccccccttcacctaccttggaatgttgctcaaaccctaagaacttcatccaccattgctgagccaccaagaacaccaaaatagctagatctcctccctcaaccacccaaatcccttgtgctttggagaatcgaaggagaagaccccgatctacatcatcaccgaagcgtttttcatttccccctcatatgcctaagggcccccttgctagtgttcctctttggatccctagttgttgttgttgatgtactcttgttgattgttgtgttgttacagatttgggagcctcgggatgtgtgccccaagaaccttgtaaaggcccggtttccacctcgaggaaatcccttagtggaagtgggctaggcctttgtggcgttgctcacaggagatctgagtgaagccttcgtggttgttggtttggctttcgtagcaaccacactcctccaaacatagacgtaccttcttgcaaaggaagggaactacgggaatcatctccgtgtcatcgcgtgctccactcttggttacctctatcctttatccctctctatatattgcgtagctatatcttgcttagttgtttgccttgtcatataggtaaattcacttagttgcatatctagagaatttacctttgtgtcaagcctaaattggaaaaagaactaaaaattggttagcacctattcaccccccccccctctaggtgcggcatacgatccgttcaattggtatcagagcctcggctcttatttcgggcttaaccgcctaagagtatgccggacgaagaACCTACGGAAGGGGCCGCTAAggtggtcaccatggatgatttcaattcgttgaggtcatccacggaagctcaaatggaaagcatgagaaaaatgatttccgagcttttgactccggtcccTCCCAAGGTTCCCAtcgtagaggtaaaggacacgggtgcgttagaagagggagatgcttcggcattaccctcctctaccaaacccgtggatggtgataacttaaacactatcaaatctcccattgcttctcctaggggaactagtggaggtgagagctacaatcgagtagctccaccttttctatctcccgatataccggttccccatccccatatgaacattcggggcgacccacctaagttttccgctgagaatttcgatacttggcaatttgagtttcgctctcatgtttgcagtgcctccaatgaactttggagaatcatcgtggaaggcttcaagc encodes:
- the LOC127298755 gene encoding protein tesmin/TSO1-like CXC 2 codes for the protein MDTPDRPRAAAAGFEDSPVFNFINNLSPIPIHKPQDTSHNVQLFKSLDLAPVSSIFASPHVNPPKEHKLLTRDDSVQPSQDSNSPNSVRTRLGSTIRMIKCKNIVPESCSFTCHLNEGSIGSSADTSNSTSKLPQTIQFVGGHAECDKNQNADGNEDLARDQGCTGLEDVLLDHTGPDQMDSSQPGGIVHENQLPEQHEDGFAAYDGDYLITHESSSHMLRLAPPFASETQLVNETLNADNAFSGNSMSTDEPSGTYMNNAGHDPHLYWDGPVEGSAPDYTPQLLPGACQSQLAPNDQMCNAVEEPSEYLPMDQDQSALSQHMRVMSRRCLFNEKAGVVNKAAKKTSGHHSANTTTPRCKTSSGDNNSKPMRTPPCALPGIGLHLNTLATIPKDKIVPHVAQPSINQASNFPCAVSSSPPTSEPNTEDSSQAVVVANADEPSQAGPKKKRHKFDDGDGTACKRCSCKKSKCLKLYCECFHAGVFCSEPCSCQGCLNKPGNMEIVLSTREQIESRNPLAFAPKVIRTSEPGQELGEYTNKTPASARHKRGCNCKKSSCLKKYCECYQGGVGCSISCRCEGCKNAFGKREGVALLSVDEVKLGYEENSALVKEEKNENDNQLVISQAANPAPAENVLTTPSVMNIRPLASILPSSSKRPRSSAKLLGQSPRLCNSQAHPKADILLSPFENYSAEMVWGPGTSDSLKGGLSPQTSVKVVSPNKKRVSPPRIGTGLSPICKSGRKLILKSIPSFPSLCGDVNNSDPKTTFPAP